The stretch of DNA TAATTTCAAATCAGAGATCGAGGAagggaacatttttttaatctaaaatatttttctttttttcattcaaaatgaccaattcttttaaaacaatgaatagaGGAtacattgttttaatttttaacaAATACTGCTGTTTCTGTCATGAAGATTCATACCATATTTCTCGAGTAGGGCTGattttcaaatgcttttttaaatattcgTTTAATCTTCAGTCAGGTCAATGAAATGATTTAcattagcatataaaaaatgaatacatttttctcaaaatgtaaaatggccaGTCATGTTCATCAGTGCACATTGCTGCAATCTCCACTCTCAATTTGTCAAAGTGCAGACATGcttcttctctcctccagagcATGCAATATCAGATGACAATTcttaacacactgcagtcaacaACAGTGGTCCTCAGTcgtggtgctggagagccgcagggtgggATTCTTCCTGTTTTCACctgaatatcagcaaccaatttagacccaagaaaccCGGTGAGGTGACTTAACTGTGTaattttgatcaattaactgCTCAGTAACAAAAagagccagcacaccctgtggatctccagggccaggagtgaggaccactggtctacACGTTGggcttgcacacacatgagggGCAGAAAGACACAGTATGTAAAGCTCACACAGTATGTACAGCTCACACTGTTTATGCAGCTCACACTGTTTATGCAGCTCACACTGTTTATACAGCTCACACTGTTTATGCAGctcacactgtatgtacagctCACACTGCATGTACAGCTCACACTGTATGTACAACTCACACTGCATGTACAGCCTCTTTGCAGCAGCTCATCAGGTGTACCACGGGTGCTGACCAGCCAGCAGGGGTTGATGGTGTGCAATAAGACACTGTCATCCCAGCTCACTGAAACGCCCCCTAACCTGGTGATCCTATGCCAAGTGTACAAGTAGCTGTGGCAGATTCTATACCAGATAATGGTGCCCATCCATGCGCTAGAACACAGGTGCACAACATGGGCTGAGCCTTTTCAGGATGTTGTGCCGAATGCTGCTCTTAATTTTTCAATTTGATATTTACttagctcaatcatatcttgaaTTGCCATTTGTACAATCACCAGCTACAGCCTAAATATTTGACTGTGCTCTACTACAATAGTGAATTATCATAGTTTCAGTATATGGTTTGATCAAAAACCACTAAGATCTGaggttggaataaaaaccagcatacacacagccttCCATGACACTGAGAGCCACCTctttttgttgaattttattcaaatttcatcaatgttgtgtgtggtgcattcctttcctattcattttttttttatcacatcaTGATTTTGTCACATTGCATTGCTAATGTTACAACTCCTATCCTTGTAAACTTTGTTAACCATATTGAGCATTGAGCTGAAAACGTTTGGAAAGTTCTATAACCGTAAAGGTGATATTAATTTATTACTGTTAACCCAATGATTTAACTGAATATCCCCAATGAATGCAGGTTAGTGAATTGTCAGCAAGAATATAAAGGTTATGATTCAGCATTGGAAACCCAGTATACCGGATCAGTGTGGTAGAAGATTATGAGAAGTTTGCCTGGACTTGTCTCACTAACTGTAGTCCAGATGGTCTCAGCAGGAGTAAGGTGCCCCTCTCCATCAGTAGATCAAACCCTATGGCTAATGTGATGTGTAATGAGACACACTTCTTTTGTTCCCCCATAGAACACAGTGaatagagagagtgtgggaaACAGAGTCAGACTCAGTCACAGAGCCCCACTGGCACAATTGATACTGGACGGAGGGAGTATATGTACAGTCTCACTCCAGAACATTCTTTAGTCTAACTCTCACAACTGCAGATAAAAATAGTCTTTGTTTAGGGACCAGTCATAAAAACATAAAGTAAtgtgcctgtagcatagtggttaaggtacatgactggtttGATCcacagtgtagtcacaataaaatctgcaaagCTTAACTCCCTTGTCCAATCAACtgttgctttagataaaagcttcagctaaatagcaTGTAAAGGGTATCTtgcaataattgcaataatGCTTGTAAGGGAgaattattgtgattattttatATGCACATACCTGTCTGACATAATAACAGGGATATTTCAAATTGTGCTGGAATCATTTAAATGTGTTGACATCATTTATGTTTTGAGAGCATGGCACTTATTGTAAGACCATTGTACAGTTGTTTACagttgtttgttatttttgttacttGGAGTTCTCATATCCATACATATGGCTCAGCCTTGTTGTCTTTGAAAGTGTTATTTACCCGATACCTGGTTGAGGGTTATTTAACTTGTAGTATTTAGCCCCAGGATCTTGTGGAAGGCtgcttgtggacagatgaaTTAGCATTTAGCAAGGCACACTTCTACTGCTCAATAGGATGACCTCAATGGGCAAAGTGTGGGAAAGCTCTGCAGAGCAGTGTCCCAGTTCTAGTCTCATTAACATCCTCAGATCCAGCAGCAGCTGGACAAAGGTGGGTCTCTACTGAGCATCTGAGGAATATATCAGCTTCACTGTTGTAAAATTGTGCTGAATCTTAAATTATGGGAAAGCTCAGCTGGGATTGTGGATGCAAGTTTTGTTCTAAGAGGGAAAACACACTTACACCAGTAATACATACTCCATCACACATAAGAACTTTTTTGGAGAGGCAGGACGACAGTGATTAACTCAATTAAAAAACAAGGTGAGTAtccatactgtatatgaatgaACATGACTACAAATATAATCATAGTACTAAATTCATGTACGTACGTATCACATCAAACAGAATATATCTCCTTGTCAGTGTTAGTTTCAATCATTGATAACACTTCCCTCCAGATGGTCTGTGACGTCAGATTGTGTCTgtcctacagcacagagccaatAGCCATCACTAATGCCCCATTCAGTGCATGGAGCAGCTTTTGTTGTGCATTGATCCCAGCACACAGGACTCAGTGTGGGAAACCCAGATCAGCTCTCTACTCACACTGACCACCAGCCACAAGACTGAGAACACATCTGTGACATCTGGTCTCCCAGCACTCAGAAAACGATCCTTAAGACTCCTGAGTGTGTTTCCAGGCACTGGACAGAAGTACTGAGGTGACAGTGactgcagctgattggctgggaaGCCTCATCTCTTGGCCTGTGCTGTAAATAATCATAAAACCTGCTGAGAAATGGAACACCATCAAACCTGCTTCCTAATATATTTATCATACTTTGGATGACCTTCCATCTCTATTTCAGTTCAATTGAATTAGTAACACTGTTGGTAGTTAATTGGCtattaaacatccatccattatcttaacccgcttatcctgaacagggtcgcaggggggctggagcctatcccagcatacattgggcgaaaggcaagaatacacccaggacaggtcgccagtccatcgcagggcacacacaccattcactcacacccacgggcaatttagactctccaatcagcctaacctgcatgtctgtggactgtgggcggaaaccggagtacccggaggaaacccacacaaacacagggagaacatgcaaactccacacgagaggccccggctgaccgggattcgaacccagtacctccttgctgtgaggcgtgcTGCCCAGCTATTAAACAGAAAAGCAAATCAGATATTTTGGCAATATTATACGTAAGAGTGAAGGTTTTAGGGATACACTATCAACAAAAAGTAAGCTAATTTATTATTTAagctaaattatttttatgaataatttCCCTTTACAAGATTCTGAAATTATGATGACAATGCTTGACTAATTCATGGTATATAAGCTGTATACCACAAACTGCAGTGAATAATGCAATGTCATGTTGGATTATGGCGCAGTGTACAGCGTGTACAGCGTGATGCTGAAGATGTGTGTCAGTCCCACACGTGTACATTGGGATGATGAGCGTGTGCTCTGTCAGTATCATTGATCCCAACATCAGGCAGCAGCTCTGCTCTCTCAAGGGTCACCACATTCCCAGATTCTCTcagctctctgtgactctctctccatcaccccacccctccacctgtTCCCCTGAGATACAGCCATTGTCCCCCAGCAATAAGCACTTCATTCAGCATGTGACAGCCACGCATGCCTCATTGTCCCCACAAGCTCTCCCATTGGCTGCACACTGTGGGAAACTCCAACAAGAGCAAGACCCACACATTGGTATGGAGATTTGGGTCTATAAATAAGAGAGGTGAAGCCAGCACAGATCACACTCACTCTACACAGAGACctctacagcacagacacacagccatggCACCTACAGTACCTGCAGCAATGACTTACTCTAAGGAGCACCTGATTCTCTCCAACAAGGTAAATTGAGAACTTGATATCTGAAGAAATGCTTATATCACTTTTATGAGCTTCAGTCATGTTGTATTCCTGATCCAGATTATTAAcagatttcctgttttgtttttgcagctgaGAAAGCCAATGGTGGAAAAGTTGCGCAGAGATCGTATCAACAGCAGCATTGAGCAGCTCAAGTCTCTCCTTGAACCAGcattcctgcagcagcagccagACTCCAAGCTGGAGAAAGCAGACATCCTGGAGATGGCAGTTTTCTTCCTCAAACGGGGGCAGTTGCAGCCAGTGAacagctcctcctgctcctcacctgTCGGTCAGGGCTACTCCAGGTGTGTCCAAGAGATGAAGAATTACCTGTCCAGGGAGGAAGTGATGTCGCAATCCCAAAGAAGACTCCTGACCCATTTCCAGAACCGGCCATCTTCCTCTGATATGACCGAGAGTCAGAGTCTGTTGCCTCAGCTGAAATCTCCAGCCAGACAGACCTCCAGCAAAGAGGAGACTCCAGTCAAAAGTGCCCTCTGGAGGCCCTGGTAGAGTCCTGCAGACGGTCACTGGACACTCAGACTAACAGAATTGAAGAGGCCTGTCTAAGATGGGTCTGGATAGTAATTCTCAGTGTGTAGGAAGAGTTTACCTTCCTCTTCTGCATGTGCAGGAGGttaaaaatacttttacaaGTTGTGAATTACATATGTTACATATGTTTAGATATTTTCTTCTTGAACAAAGAATTTATGAATATGTTTACTTTTAGGAAGTCAATTATATTGAACCTTCTAAGGGTTTTTCTTTGATAATATTTCTTAgtatgaaaatgagcaaattaaCACGTTTTCAATAAGTTTCATCAAGATTATTTACTCATATTgagtttgtatttttattacggTTacgtttcttcttttttaaagaaaataaatgtttgtttccATGAGGAGAAGACAAGATGGAATTATCTAGCATGTATATGCTTGAGAATTGTTAAAGTGCTTAAACTGCCTCTGTCTTTTACAAAGGTCTCGTATTGTACACTGTATACTCTGTGAATTTCTCCATGTCTTGGGTATTTTTCACTAagaattggaagatgtcacctTCTGTGAAGGTCTTGTTTTTTCTCTTGAAAAAGATACATCCATttgtttgaaacattttcatgcaagaaatgatgaataaattgtcatttatatttaatttccttGCTTAATTTgaaacatatttcagatgatttAGTTAAAAATGCAAAAGTCTCAATACAAAATTGAGTATACACTTCTCAGAAATAACATGCACATCATGACAGCCTTTTATGATTTTGAGAATTTCAATACATTCCCATGAACACCCCCCACAAGCCCCACgtcatgaaaaataatacatgccGTGtttgtgagcgagtgagtgagtgagtgtgtgtgtgtgtgtgtgtgtgtgtgtgtgtgtgttttttacatatgactgtgtgtgactggggtATGGGCTTGGTTTGGTTTTTAATGGGAGATTGCACAGCATGTCTTACGTGATATGCACAGCAGCACACTGTCTGGCTCTGAAAAGCCAGTGCGTGGTGAAGGGATTGGGAAAGTCAGGAAAAGCCTCTCTATCAAGGCAAGAGAGAGTGCTGAGAAATAACTGTGTCCTTGTGTgcataaatatgtgtgtgtgtgtgtgtgtgtgtgtgtgtgtgtgtgtgtgtgtgtgtgtgcgtgtatgagtgtgtgtgtacttatacatgtactgtatatgggagtaattattttactgtatctgtgtatttgcatgtgttggAGGAAGTGGTCGTAACAGATATAACAGATATTAAATTGTGATATGTCTGGTAAATCCAGCAAAGGTTTGTGTTAAACAAAGGTTTGTGATGGTCAATGAGCTAAATAGGCAAAAGATTACATGGCATGCAATAACCTATAGGGAAAGCCTGGAAAATAAAGAATCAATATAACATGTTAGTGTAGCTAACACTAACATGGCAATACTACGACTGGGTCCATTGGCTCGGGCTCTAtgtgtttcactcagtgagggAATGGTTTACTGTGCCATGCAGATAAGGGTTGAAGTTTGCAACCTACAGTGGACCTCTTTCCCGCTTTAATGTTTGTAATTTTACTGGGCGGAGTATATCATTTGCTGAAAATAATAAGCTGCTTATTAATTGTAGTATTTAGCTGTGGTGGGCTATTTGAGCAATCTATTTGAGCTATCATCAAACTTTTCTCCTCCCCGCTGATAAATATGCCTGAAGAGAATGTGCATGTACAATCAGTCGGCACAGTCATATGCACAGCTAACCCTGTATGGCTTATAGCGGGCAGTCATTAAGATAAGATTTTGGAGACTCGAGTACATTTTAGAAACGGAAACCAAAGGTatcaaaactttttttcataaaaagtgGTTCTCGCTCTCTGTAACAATCCACTAATCACCACTAGGAGGCATAATCACACAATAAACGAGAGTCCAGTTCCTCTATTTTTACAACATTGTAATTTAACAGGTTTCCTTTCTCCTTTTTCAAACTATTGAAGAGATGGGCGAGAGAATTATATTCTTAGCCAACCGTTATGTCTTTGCAGTCTGTACTTAAAGTTCTATTGGTTCTCATTTGTAAACTATGCTTGCTTGTTCGTATGTGGCCCACTTCAAACAGTAACAAGCCTGTAACCATTAGCCTACGCAGCCACCACTTTTAACTACCTCTTTTAATGAGGCCTCGAGCTATAATCACAGTTCCATACAGGCGTTATGTACCCTATGGTGCAACAAGTTCcgaacaacaaaataaaattgcaatAATATTCATACAATTATCATCGGTCCACATCTTTAAAAGTAATTGAGTATTTTGATAATAGAAGCCTGAAGGATGCtatctattctattctattttttttttatatcccaGCATAATAAGCGATTACAACCTGTCACTTTGTGAacacgatataaataagtaacaCCACACCAAATAAGTAATTTGTAGAAATATGTTGAAATATCCATTACATCAAAAAACACATTGactgtttaaatgaaaatatggaTGTGTGTTTTAACATAAACATTTCTTCGTTATTCGCCAAATAACTATTTGGGTGAACTCTAACcccaaaactgaacattttggtACCAAAATCTTTGAACACCGCCTTCTAAGGAGCGATATATAAGCAGTGCGACAACCAACCCGTGTGACAACCATCTCCGGTCTCCCCTAATCAAGTTTGTGATTCACACATCAAATAGGCTACTTCAGATGTGTGTTGAGCGCGTGCCGTGGTTGAAAAAGAAATTTCGCATATTTCATCACCGCCAACCCCCCCTTTACTTGCTCGCCCGGAGCTTGACTCCTATTAGAAACCATCTAACAGTCGTAGGTATACACACCAAATCACACGTTAGCATACCAGTCACATGCAAACATCGCCTCTTCGGTTGCTTTATGAAACTCCGGATCAAATTATGACATTAGCCAGTCCTATTTGACAATTACTGCTACACTCAACCGATTAAAACGCAAAGGTAAGAActatttatcattattattattattattattattgttattattattattattattattattattattattattattattattattattgttgttgttcttgttcttgttcttgttcttgttcttg from Conger conger chromosome 14, fConCon1.1, whole genome shotgun sequence encodes:
- the LOC133110266 gene encoding transcription factor HES-5-like, whose protein sequence is MAPTVPAAMTYSKEHLILSNKLRKPMVEKLRRDRINSSIEQLKSLLEPAFLQQQPDSKLEKADILEMAVFFLKRGQLQPVNSSSCSSPVGQGYSRCVQEMKNYLSREEVMSQSQRRLLTHFQNRPSSSDMTESQSLLPQLKSPARQTSSKEETPVKSALWRPW